gggGAAAGCTGGGAATCCCAGGAATCCGGGAATGGGGAAAGCTGGGGATAACGTGGGGAAAAGTGAGAAACCCTGGGAAGAACGtggggaagagcagggaaaatctgcaggaaaaagatggggaaaaagtggggaaaagcaggaaaattcgggggaaaagtgggaaaatctgggaaaacgCTGGAACTAAGTGGCAAAAGAGCGGGAAAAAGCGGGGAAACCTGGGACTGGTGtaggaaggagagggaaaaggcaggaaaagttGGGAACAAGGcgggaaaaggcaggaaaaggcaggaaaaggcaggaaaaagcgGGAATGGGAATTGTGGAACTCACCGGGAACAGGGCCCCGTTCCAGGGCAGCGCTCCCGGCCGCTCCCTCCTCCGGCCGCCCATCAGGGAGCGCCCCAGCCCCGGCATTCCCGGCATTGCCGGCattcccagcacccccagatcgCCGGGATAGTCGGGATAATCGCCGGGATAGTCGGGATAGTCGCCGGGATAGTCGGGATAGTCGGGATAATCGCCGGGATACTCCGGCGCCGGCGGGAAGAGCGAGGGCAGCGCTCGGGATTCCGGCCCCGCGCGGTTTCCCGGGAACGCCGGGGCCTCACTCCAGCGCGCCGGGAACGGCTCCGGGAGGCGCCGGCGGCCGCGGCCGCGGGGCCCGGCTGAGCCGGGAAGCGCCGGGAAGGAACCGGAGCCGCCGGGGGCGTCCCGGGAACGCTCCGAGGGCCCCGCTCCGAAGGGAAAGGCCGGGCGGAAAGGATCCCGGGAAACGCGCCCGTCCAGAGGGGCCAGAGAGTCGAAGcggaaggagctggaaaagtgggaataaaAACTGGGAttagggctgggaatgggaggtgGGGATCCCTCCTTTTATCCTGGAAAAACGGGAATAAAATCCCGGATTAGGGCTGGGAATGAAGGGCAGGGATCCCCTCTTTAtcctggaaaagtgggaataaaATCCCGGATTAGGGCTGGGAATGAAGGGCAGGGATCCCTCCTTTTATCCTGGAAAAACGGGAATAAAATCCCGGATTAGGGCTGGGAATGAAGGGCAGGGATCCCTCCAGTTTAtcctgggaaattgggaatAAAAACCAGGATTAGGGCTGGGAATGAAGGGCAGGGATCCCTCCTTTTATCctggaaaaaagggaataaaacccAGGATTAGGGCTGGGAATGAAGGGCAGGGATCCCTCCTTTTATCctggaaaaaagggaataaaacccAGGAttagggctgggaatgggaggcaGGGATCCCTCCGTTTAtcctggaaaagtgggaataaaATCCCGGATTAGGGCAGGGGTTTTTCCGGATGCCAGGAGCGGGAGGGAGGGATCTGGGAGAATCCAGGATGGAATTCCCACCTCTCCTGCGGCTGGCGCCCCTCTCCCGGCGCGCCCTCCTTGGCCAGCAGATCCAGGCGCTGGTTGATCTTGGCGATGATGGAGTCGGGATTGGAGCCGGAAACTTCCGCACCAAAGGCCGAGCCCGAGGAGCCCAATCCCGAGGATCCCAATCCCGAGGATCCTAATCCTGAGGATCGCAGTCCTGAGGATCCCAATCCTGAAGATCCCAATCCCGAGGAGCCCAATCCTGAAGATCCCAATCCCGAGGATCCTAATCCTGAGGAGCCCAATCCTGAGGATCCCAGTCCTGAGGATCCCAATCCCGAGGATCCCAGTCCTGAGGATCCCAATCCTGAGGATCCCAGTCCCGAAGATCCCAGTCCTGCAGATCCCAATCCCGAGGATCCCAGTCCTGACGATCCCAGTCCCGAAGATCCCAGTCCTGAGGATCCTAATCCTGCAGATCCTAATCCTGCAGATCCCAATCCTGAAGATCCCAATCCCGAGGATCCCAGGCCCAAGGCTGATCCCGAGGATCCAAAGGCGCTCCCGGATCCCGATCCATAGGCAGATCCTGCAGCTCCCGATCCGTAGGCGGCTCCTGAGGCTCCCAATCCTGAGGCTCCCAATCCTGAGGCTCCCAATCCTGACGATCCCAGTCCTGAGGATCCAAATCCTGAGGATCCCAGTCCCGAGGATCCCAGTCCCGAGGATCCCAGTCCCGAGGATCCCAGTCCCGAGGATCCCAGTCCCAAGGCCGATCCGGCGGATCCGTAGGCGGCTCCCGAGGATCCGTAGGCGCTCCCGGATCCCGATCCGTAGGCGGATCCCGCAGCTCCCGATCCGTAGGCGGCTCCCGAGGATCCCAATCCCGAGGATCCCAATCCCGAGGATCCCTCGGAggatcccagccccagctccggAGCCTTGGGAGTCTCCCAGGATCCGTAGGCGGCTCCGGGCGGCGCCGAGGCCGAGCCCGCGTAGAACTCGTAGCTCTCATAGCCTGGGGGGGGTAATTCGTTAATTGGTTAATTAATGAGCTGCTTAATTAGGGGGGGAAGAACCCTGGGGGGGGGGGATCCCGgcgggaaaaatcccaggatggttcccagggaaaaaattcccagggaatttggggggtgtGGAATTCATAGCCTTTGTAGGCTGGGAATGAAAGGGTTAATTAGGcattgattaattaattaattaaccaAGGGGAATCAGCCATGGGTTAATTAATTAAGGGGGAATTAGTAGGGGAACGAAGGAATTCCAGGGGGGGATCCCGgcgggaaaaatcccgggacggttcccagggaaaaaaattcccagggaaaaaaattcccatggaattggGGGGGGGGTGGATCAAACTCGCAGCCCTCGCGGTCAGTAATTAATTAATGAGCTGCTTAATTAGGGGGGAATGAAagaattccaggggaaaaaatgggaaaaaggaggggaaaagggagggaaaagggaaaagggaaaaggcaggagcagcaggaaatgagggaatttgggaagaggCCGCTGAGCGTTCCCGGATTCCGGAGGATCCCGCGCTGACCCCGCTCCCACCTTGCCAGCTCGGCGCGCTCGTGCCGTAGGAAcctggggaaaacagggaaaacgggaatttttccagggaaaacgggaacttttccagggaaaacgggaatttttccagggaaaacgggaacttttccagggaaaacgggaatttttccagggaaaacgggaatttttccagggaaaacgggaatttttccagggaaaactgCTGGAATTGCGGGGAAAAGGCTCGGGAATCAGAGGGATTtgtggggaaagggggaaattttgggaaaagcagggagggaagggcaggggctgggatttgTTGGGAATTGCAGTGGGATttgcaggaaaaagcaggaaaagagggaaaaggggatttgggggtggatGCAGAGAttctgggaggggaaaaaagggaaaaaaatgggggaaaagggtgaaaaagtgtaaaaaatggggagggagagagatagagggggaaaagagaaaaaaagagggaaaaaagggagaaaaaggggagaaaacggggaaaaagtgtaaaaaatggggagggagagagatagagggggaaaagagaaaaaaagagggaaaaaagggagaaaaagggggaaaaagggggaaaagtgtaaaaaatgggaagggagagagatagagggggaaaagagaaaaaaagagggaaaaaagggagaaaaagggggaaaaagggtgaaaagagggggaaagaagggagaaaaagggggaaaaaagtggggaaaagggggggaaggggaaaaaatggggaaaaaggggaaaaaatgagggaaaaggggggaaaaggggaaaaaaggaaaagctcaggaaaagctcaggaaaagctcaggaaaagctctggaaaagctcaggaaaagctcaggaaaagctctggaaaagctctggaaaagctctggaaaagctcaggaaaagctcaggaaaagctctggaaaagctcaggaaaagctctggaaaagCTCAGGAAAAGCTCAGGGAAGCTCTGGAAAGCTCAGGAAAAGCTCGGGAAAAGCTCGGGAAAAGCTCAGGAAAGCTCTGGAAAGCTCAGGAAAAGCTCAGGAAAAGCTCAGGAAAGCTCAGGAAAGCTCACCCTGGGTGCTGCCGGCCCCGCTGCTCCAGGCGCCGTATCCTGGGGAAAAGGCGGAGCCGTCAGCCGGGAAGGgcaaattcccacttttccagaggccgatcccaaatcccaaagcccAGCCCCAGATCCAAGCCCAGCCCGGGACGAGGCACCCCcgaaaagcagcaggaaattcccggatttccgGCAAAAGCGGCTCCTCCCGCCCCCACCTgcggctgctcccagggaaaagttgggaatgTTGAGCCAAACCAGGCTGGAATCTTCGGGAAATcgcagctgctgctcccaaatttcccccttttccaaaggatttttgtcctttttgggAGGAAATTCCCTGGGTTTTGTCCCTGGATGTTCCAACTCAcgttttcctgggtttttttccccaggaaatcGGGATAAAACCTCAGGTTTCCAGTGGGAATTAAGGATTAATTCCGGAATGAAACATTCCATGAATATTTCCAGGAGGGAAAACTCTTGGGAATAAATCCTGGTCTCCATTTCTTGGGATAAAATCCACGGAATCGAccaaaaaactgggaaaaaaaccaacactgggaaaggaggaaaaaccaATTTGATGGAGCTGAGTGTGGAAATTCCTGATTTCGATGGAATTCTCTCCCAAGGAGAAGAGTTTTGTCCTCTGGGATGATcaattctgggaattccatccatggatcccaaAGCTGGAGGCTCCAAAGCCACGGATTTGGGAACATTCGGGGTTGGTTTTCCACGCTTTTGAATCCAGCCAAGGATTGTCCCAATTCCGCAGTTTTATGgcaaaatccagggaaaatccgGGACACAAATCCCTCCAGAGCCGTTTATTCCAGTCCCAGTCCCGCTGCCAATTCCATAAATCCAAGGAAATCTCGGTTGCCAGAACTTTTCCGGGTTTTTCATCCAGAAAAACCCCAGGATTCGCAGAGGCCGATTCCATCCCCGTTTTGCTTTTCCAGGTTTCTTTTTCCACCTCGGCTTTTattcccaaaaccaaaaaaaaacccaacaaaaccacgGAAATAAAGGTTTGGAACCAGCACAGAGGAAATTccagatcccaaattcccactaCAACGGGAACAGCTCCTTTGCCGTGGATCCTGGAGGAATTCCAGCCGGGATTTCCATcgattccagctgggaatgaaGTGATAAAtccagggaaggaaggaaaaattgtCCTGGCGGGATTTTTGTGTCCctaaaagtgaaggaaaattCAATTTCCAGGGGTTTTTGCAGCTCCCGATCGTGGATTTAAAGGGAAGGAAAGCATGGAGGGCTCCAAATGGGAAGAGATTCcaaaattttgggaatatttctcCTCTCTCATCCCAAAAAAACTCCAGGCAGGGGCTTTGATCCAGCTGGAAAACCTCGGATTGAGGGAATTCCTTCCATTCCCAGCTTGGGATCCTTGGATTTGGGATCCTTTGGATTTGAAGGAGAGGAAATCCCGGTGGAAAAGGAGATTCCGAGGGCATCGGGCTCgggattttccctttcccgATCCCTTTTTCCAGGCTGAGGAATCCAGGGGAATTTCCAGGGGATCCTGAGGAGATCCAGGGGGATCCTGAGGGGATCCAGGGGAAATCCCAGGGGGGTTCCTGAAGGGAACCGAGGGAATTTCCAGGGGGAATCCTGAGGGAGATCCAGGGGGGAATCCAGGCGGGAATTGGAGGGGAGGTCCAGAGGGCGATCCAAGGGGGAATCCCCCTgaggaggggacacgggaccCCCCCGGATGTCGCCAGGAcgagggaaactgaggcacaggcggcgggggcggggccgcggccgccaTTTTGTGTCGTCTTCAGCACCGGGCCCGGCGCCATTTCCGCCCCCTCCGCCCCCCTCAGGGCACGACCCCCCCGGAGCCAATCAGCGCCGCCCTAGCGGTGAGTGACGCGCCACTCAGCCAATCAGCGGCGCCGCTGCCTCACGGGGGGGGTGGGCGCTGCGCTTCCCGCTGCGGCGGAGCCCCCCCCACCCCTCAACCGCCGGTAACGGAGCCGGTGCTGAGGCAGCGACGGGAAGGAGCCCCCGCCGCGCTGGGGCAGCGTCAGCACCGCGGGGCTGCCCCGCGCCGCACCTACCGCCGTATCCCGGCTCCATGGCCGCCGCCtccgcccggcgccgccgccgccgccgcttcgCCGCCCGCCTCAGCCGCCCGCGCACGCGCGCAGCCGCGCGCCTCCCACTAGGGCCCGCCCTCCGCGCTCCTGATTGGCCGATCTCCCCAGCCGCGCGTCCCGCCCTCAGCTCCCATTGGTCAGGCTGGTTCCCGCCCACGATCTGATTGGTAAAGGCGCTTCCTCCCTGAGGGCAAGGTCTGTCAATCACGGGCGTTCTGGCTCCTGATTGGGCGGCTCCGCGGGGCGCGCCTTTCACCGGCcgtgagggagaggaggagccGCCAGGGAGTCCCCGCGGCCGGGAGCGGAGCGGCTCCGAGCCCACCTCGGAACGGTCCCGGAGCGGCCCCGGAGCGGCCTCGAAACGGCCCCGGAATGGCCCCGGACCGGCCCCTCACGGTGCCAATGTCCCCTGTGCCTCACAGTGAGTGTCCCCTGCCCCCTCAGGGACAgcgtccccaaatcccctcagggtCCCCAAGTCCCCTCAGGGTCCCCAGATCCCCTCAGGGttcccaaatctcctcaaaatgtccacaaatcccctcaaaatttCCTGAATTCCCCTCAGGGCTCCCGAATCCCCTCACGATTAAGTCTCTTAACAATGTCTCCGAATCCCCTCAGGGTCCCCGAATCCCCTCagggttcccaaatcccctcaggtttcccaaatctcctcaaaaggtccccaaatcccctcaaaatttCCTGAATTCCCCTCAGGGTTCCCGAATCCCCTCAGGGTTCCCGAATCCCCACACGATTAAGAACCTTAACAATGTCTCTGAATCCCCTCAggctccccaaaacccctcagggtACACAAATCCCCTCAAggttcccaaatcccctcaaaatgtcccaaaatctcctcaaaaggtccccaaatcccctcagggtTCCCAAATGCCctcaaaatgtcccaaaatctcctcaaaatgtcccaaaatcccctcagggcccccaaatcccctcggtgtccccaaatcccttttcccacccattttccatccctttttccctcctttttcccttttttttccctcccatctctttttcccatcccttttccaTAACTGGGTGGAATTTCCCCATTCCTGGCAGGAGTTTCCCCGTCCCAGCCCAACCTGgagctccccaaaccccaaaattcccagaaaacccAGCCCCGCTTCCATCATTCCCTCCAGCAGGGACATTCCCGGAACCCGAATTCCaagattttcctggattttgggcaggaaaatCCCAACTTCAAACACatcgggattgggatgggaGCTCCCCCCAAAAACTGGGAATTTGGGCTTTTCCAAGGATGAGAGAGTCGGGATAACCTCAGGATGAGTCCTTTAAAATCCACAAAAACCTCGGGAATTCTCCCGTTTCACAACGGACACAACGGCACCGAACGCTCcgagaggggagggaaaaacagcgggaaaatggggaaaaacgatgggaaaacagcaggaaaacattgggaaaagggggatccacagccacaggaaatcctgggaaaaccTCAGCGAGGTGAGGGGGACAAATCCCAGCCTTGTCCCACCCGGAAAAATCCCCGTTCCCaagggaagaggggaaaaattcccacaaatccacctggaaaaaaacccaaataaacgGGATCACGGCAAAACTTCGGGAGATCCggtagaaaaaaaattccaaaaaaaaaaaaagaaaaaattcattCTACacaattccctcttttttttcctgggaattcccaaaaacaaacaaacaaacaaacaacaacaaaaaaaaaaaacctcgacaaaattccctctttttcccagGAGTTCCcaagaaaaaattccaaaagaattccctcttttccctgggaattcctgggatttggggctgggaacGGGGAACATCCACGGACACGGATCCGACACATCCAGGGAATATTTTGGGTCCTTTTCCCGTTGGGAATTCACTCCTGGAGCATTCCGGAGCTTTCCTCTTcatcctgctgctcttcccttgGGAATTCCTCCGGGAATTCCTCGGcgttttgggaattttccgcCTTTTCCGCCTCTGGATTTGTCCCTGTTCCCCTTTCCTGGGCTTTAGCTGCTGGAATTTCCTcggggtttttattttcctcgGGATTTTCCTCAggattttcaggattttcaAGGTTTTCCTCAGGATCCTCGGGGTTCTCCTcaagatttttgggattttcctcggggctttcctggggattttggggattttcctcgggaatttggggattttcctcgggattttgggggttttcctCGGGATTTTCCTCGGGATTTTCCTCCGTggctccttccccttcctcgTGCTCCTCCTTTTCCTCGGGATCATCTGTGAAGGGATTTTCCCcctggaaaaaagggaaaaaaaaaatcccccaaaaccatTTGGAGCTTCCCTCAGGATTCCCcaaggaattctgggatttttgggatttaaagGATATTTGGGATGGGCTCGATGAGATCTCTGGGATTTCTGGAATGAGGTTTCTGGGATCTAAACCCCAAACTGcttcagaattcccaaaaatcccccaaatcccaactcCAGCCTCAACCCCACAGTGCCcggaaaaatccaggaattcccacccccaaaacattcccaaaaaaaaaaccccaaacccccgaatattcccaaaaaactcccaaatattcccaaaaaagcCCTCCCGGGGTGTTCCCGcccccggaattccgggaattcccacCTTGAGGTACTTTTCCAGCTTTTTGCTGATGAGTTTGTTGTTGAGGATGCTCCGGGCCACCACCAGCGAGGATTTCTTGGATTGCTCCATCATggcctgggaggggacagggaattCACGGGATTCGGACACGGATCCGGCAgaattcccaagaaattccctgggagaaggggctgggagcagaaacccagcaaaattcccaggaaattccttgggaaaagggggctggggacacaaatccagggaaatctgtgggaaatcctgggatttggggctcccCCTTtgtgaattcccaggattttggtgGATCCCTGTgggaaatcccaggatttttcagGATCCTCATGGGATCCTGGGGCTCTCCCAGTGGGAATGTCCGGGATTTGTGCCCATCCCAGTGTGAATTCCCGGTGTTTCCCGCTGTCCCGGTGTGAATTCCTGGGGTTTGTGCCCATCCCAGTGTGAATTCCCGGTGTTTCCTGGTGTGAATTCCCGGTGtttcccggtgtcccggtgtgAATTCCCGGTGTTTCCCGGCTGTCCCGGTGTGAATTCCCGGTGTTTCCCGCTGTCCCAGTGTGAATTCCCGGTGTTTCCCGGCTGTCCCGGTGCGAATTCCCGGTGTTTCCCGGTgtgaattcccgggatttcccaGCTGTCCCGGTGTGAATTCCCGGTGTTTCCCGGTGTGAATTCCCGGTGTTTCCCGCTGTCCCAGTGTGAATTCCCGGTGTTTCCCGCTGTCCCAGTGTGAATTCCCGGTGTTTCCCGCTGTCCCAGTGTGAATTCCCGGTGTTTCCCGCTGTCCCAGTgtgaattcccgggattccccgGCTGTCCTGGTGTGAATTCCCGGTGTTTCCCGGTGTGAATTCCCGGTGTTTCCCGGTGTGAATTCCCGGTGTTTCCCGGTGTGAATTCCCGGTGTTTCCCGGTGTGAATTCCCGGTGTTCCCCAGCTGTCCCGGTGTGAATTCCCGGTGTTTCCCGGTGTGAATTCCCGGTGTTTCCCGCTGTGAATTCCCGGTGTGGATTCCCGGCTGTCCCGGTGTGAATTCCCGCGGCTCACCCGGCGGTTGTGGTTGTGATCCGGGGATTTCAGGTGTTTCTGGATGGAGCCAAAGTGCATCGGGAGCAGGAGGTCACAGGCGGAGCAGTGAGCGGCCTCCACCTTCCGCAGGAAGTGCTCCAGGCCCACCTCTAACGGGAACAGCGGGATCagtgggatcaatgggatcagtgggatcatCGGGATCAATGGGATCCCCAGGGCTCCAGGCCCACCTCTAAcgggaacagcgggaatgggaTCAtcgggatcaatgggatcagtgggaatgggatcatcgggatcaatgggatcagtgggatcaaTGGGAACAGGATCCCCAGGGCTCCAGGCCCACCTCTAACGGGAACAGCGGGATCagtgggatcaatgggatcagtgggatcagtgggatcatcgggatcaatgggatcaatgggaatgggatcagtgggatcatTGGGAACGGGATCATTGGGATCAATGGGAATGGGATTAATGGGATCATCGGGATCACTGGGATCCCCAGTGCTCCAGGCCCACCTCTGCAACCCGAGTgtgggattgggatcgggatcaggatcgggatcaggacTGGGAATGGTGAATCCCTTGGAGCCATTCCAGAGCCTTTCCCAGGCTTCCCAAACTTTTCCTTCCCTCGGGATCCCCCAGAGCCTTCCCAGCCTCGGCATTCCCGGCCCcttcccatgggaattcccaggaattcccgggatcccCTGCACCCCTTCCCCtgagaattcccaggaattcccgggatcccCTGCACCCcttcccatgggaattcccaggaattcccgggTACCCTGTGTCAGGTCCTGCTCCCGCTGGATCTGCTGGATGACGGCGTTGATGTCGCGGATCCCGCGGCGCCGCTCCTCCGTCTTCCGCGTCTTGTTGGCCACGTATTCCTGcagggaattcccagaaatccccagGAACGGCCCCGGGGATTCCTGCAGGGGAAATTCCCCGGGATCGCCCtcccagaaatccccaaaaaatcccggaACAgcgacagcagcagcagcagcagcgggattccccatcccaaaaACCCCGGCAGGGAAAGAGCCCGGGACAGCGGATTGGAggggatgggaaaagggaaaggagggaaaaggaggaaaaagggaaaaagagggaagaggaaaaggagggaaaggggaaggaagaaagggaatgtgaggaaaagagggaaaggaagagaaagaaaaacaggaaaaggaagggaggagaaagaaaagcagaaaaagggaaggaagaaaaagcaggaaaggaaggaaaagctggaaaagaggagcaggaaaagctggaaaagagggaaaggaagagcaggaagagctggaaaagaggagcaggaagagcaggaaaagagcagcaggaaaagctggaaaagagggaaaggaagagcaggaaaagcagggaaggaagagcaggaagagctggaaaagaggagcaggaagagctggaaaagaagagcaggaaaagcagggaaggaagagcaggaaaagaggaagaggaagagctggaaaagagggaaaggaggagcaggaaaggaagagcaggaaaagctggaaaagaggagcaggaaaggaagagcaggaaaagaggaagaggaagagcaggaaaagaggagcaggaagagctggaaaagaggagcaggaaaagcaggaaaagaaggagaggaggagcaggaaaggaagagcaggaaaagaggaagaggaagggcagCCCCCGATGGCGGGAATGCCGCGGGACCTGCAGGAATTCCGCCGTCTGTGGCGGCAGCTTGGAGCCCACGAACTGGAAATGCTCCCGGTGGAATTTGCTCTCCAGGTGCTGCCGGATCTCATCCTCAAAAAACGTCCGGAACTTGCACAGCGAGCACACGAACTGGATCCtggaaaaacaacaggaatAATGGGAATGCACACAAACTGGATcctggaaaaataatgggaataatgggaatgcacacgggaataacaacgggaatgCACACGAACTGGATCCTGgaaaaacaacgggaataacaacgggaataacgggaataacaacgggaataacaatgggaataacaatgggaataacaatgggaataacaatgggaataacaatggAGTaacaatgggaataatgggagtaacaatgggaataacaatgggaatagcaatgggaataacaatgggaataacaatgtgaataacgggaataacaatgggaataacaggaataacaatgggaataacaggAATGCACACAAACTGGATCCTGGGGAACAAACACcgggaacaatgggaataaaaatCCTGGAAGAACATCCCTAAAAAGGAgggaaatattcccaaaaacccccggcATTCCCAGGAAATACCTCTCCACCAtccggtcccggtgccgcttCTTCTGCCGGTCCTGGGATTTCCTCCCGGCCTGGAGCTTCTGCCGcagctgggaattctgggaattctccTCCGGGATGCTCAGGGctcctggaaaaatgggaatgccgggaattccagggaaacgGAGCTTGGGAAAGGCCGGCCTGGAGCCAGAGGGGATCCTGGGtttttgggaatgggatttaGGGGTTTTCAGGGATGGAGCAATCCCAGATTTCTCTGGGTTTAGGGAGGAactcatcccaaattttccgGTTTTAGGGATGGatcctttcccaaattccaggatttaGGGATAAAGCAGCCCCAGATTTCCGGGATTTCCCCTGGGAATCCCCAACTCACCTTTCTCGGAATCTCTTCCCTCTTCATCCTCCCCTTCCTGAAAAACCAAAACCGTGGGAATTTCAAACCCCCCGCAGCGAAATTCCCCGAGTTTCTCCCTCTGGAATTTCCCCTGGATCCGGGAAATTCCGGGAATCCCGAACTTTTGGGGGCTTTTCCCAAGGGAATCTCTCAGGGATGGGAATTTTATTGGAGAGGccggaattccctggaattcccacgGAAAATTCCACCTCCAGCCATTCCCCCAACCCAAATCCTGCGGGAATTCCCCCGGAATCCTGGgatttccctccctcccatccccaaatcccgggatttttccctccccaccccattTCCCTtggaaattcccccaaatccttcaggaattccccagaattccaggatttctcCTCACTCACCCCCCTGGATTCCTCCTTTTCTCCGGATTCGCCCTCCGTGCCTTCCTCTGGAACGGACAAAGCCCCAAAAATCGGGAATTCGGGATAAATCCCGGGATTTTCAGAGCTGGAAATCCGGGATTCAGCCCCAAATTTGGGcagaatcccgggattttgggtccccccacccccccctcACCGTTTTCCGAGCTGGAATTGTCGGATC
Above is a window of Poecile atricapillus isolate bPoeAtr1 chromosome 39, bPoeAtr1.hap1, whole genome shotgun sequence DNA encoding:
- the AKAP8L gene encoding A-kinase anchor protein 8-like isoform X2, with translation MGARGRGPRGAVTARERGGGAAIMSYGYGDWNSGTSRGYEGYSFPYGFGPEGSGGSGGAFGYGAAAGNSWDLGAAEPDGAPEGGEGPGKQRPEPGAGIGPESEGMQGRGYGAAGDRYDPYESYGDSRGAVSERELYRAAFDYPDYPDYPDYPGDYPDYPNDYPGDYPNDYPNDYPDYPNDYPGDYPGDYPDFPNESEPDANDFYGRPRPREQQFQGKFRENFGHRGHGWGRERQFPGFPGRGVWNEPRGPPGARRLPSLFSQNILPEPGGFQGFRGFPGNFRGMKRMRRGWKMWDADFRRKRLRRDSFGKKRKQPSGSEEKTPKTDGSDNSSSENEEGTEGESGEKEESRGEGEDEEGRDSEKGALSIPEENSQNSQLRQKLQAGRKSQDRQKKRHRDRMVERIQFVCSLCKFRTFFEDEIRQHLESKFHREHFQFVGSKLPPQTAEFLQEYVANKTRKTEERRRGIRDINAVIQQIQREQDLTQEVGLEHFLRKVEAAHCSACDLLLPMHFGSIQKHLKSPDHNHNRRAMMEQSKKSSLVVARSILNNKLISKKLEKYLKGENPFTDDPEEKEEHEEGEGATEENPEENPEENPQNPEENPQIPEENPQNPQESPEENPKNLEENPEDPEENLENPENPEENPEENKNPEEIPAAKAQERGTGTNPEAEKAENSQNAEEFPEEFPREEQQDEEESSGMLQE
- the AKAP8L gene encoding A-kinase anchor protein 8-like isoform X1 encodes the protein MGARGRGPRGAVTARERGGGAAIMSYGYGDWNSGTSRGYEGYSFPYGFGPEGSGGSGGAFGYGAAAGNSWDLGAAEPDGAPEGGEGPGKQRPEPGAGIGPESEGMQGRGYGAAGDRYDPYESYGDSRGAVSERELYRAAFDYPDYPDYPDYPGDYPDYPNDYPGDYPNDYPNDYPDYPNDYPGDYPGDYPDFPNESEPDANDFYGRPRPREQQFQGKFRENFGHRGHGWGRERQFPGFPGRGVWNEPRGPPGARRLPSLFSQNILPEPGGFQGFRGFPGNFRGMKRMRRGWKMWDADFRPQRKRLRRDSFGKKRKQPSGSEEKTPKTDGSDNSSSENEEGTEGESGEKEESRGEGEDEEGRDSEKGALSIPEENSQNSQLRQKLQAGRKSQDRQKKRHRDRMVERIQFVCSLCKFRTFFEDEIRQHLESKFHREHFQFVGSKLPPQTAEFLQEYVANKTRKTEERRRGIRDINAVIQQIQREQDLTQEVGLEHFLRKVEAAHCSACDLLLPMHFGSIQKHLKSPDHNHNRRAMMEQSKKSSLVVARSILNNKLISKKLEKYLKGENPFTDDPEEKEEHEEGEGATEENPEENPEENPQNPEENPQIPEENPQNPQESPEENPKNLEENPEDPEENLENPENPEENPEENKNPEEIPAAKAQERGTGTNPEAEKAENSQNAEEFPEEFPREEQQDEEESSGMLQE
- the AKAP8 gene encoding A-kinase anchor protein 8 isoform X3, which produces MEPGYGGYGAWSSGAGSTQGSYGTSAPSWQGYESYEFYAGSASAPPGAAYGSWETPKAPELGLGSSEGSSGLGSSGLGSSGAAYGSGAAGSAYGSGSGSAYGSSGAAYGSAGSALGLGSSGLGSSGLGSSGLGSSGLGSSGFGSSGLGSSGLGASGLGASGLGASGAAYGSGAAGSAYGSGSGSAFGSSGSALGLGSSGLGSSGLGSAGLGSAGLGSSGLGSSGLGSSGLGSSGLGSAGLGSSGLGSSGLGSSGLGSSGLGSSGLGSSGLGSSGLGSSGLGSSGLGSSGLGSSGLGSSGLRSSGLGSSGLGSSGLGSSGSAFGAEVSGSNPDSIIAKINQRLDLLAKEGAPGEGRQPQESSFRFDSLAPLDGRVSRDPFRPAFPFGAGPSERSRDAPGGSGSFPALPGSAGPRGRGRRRLPEPFPARWSEAPAFPGNRAGPESRALPSLFPPAPEYPGDYPDYPDYPGDYPDYPGDYPDYPGDLGVLGMPAMPGMPGLGRSLMGGRRRERPGALPWNGALFPGRRRPFRARSGGRWEPEGARKRKRSRSGDDGAGNSGNGSGNGSGNGSGNAGNADGNAGNTDGNAGNAEGNDPKNTRSDSDGNERDSEHGDEGEGEEKSLDEADKASEEEDEEVRKKREKQRRRDRMRDRAMDRIQFACSVCKFRSLEEEEIQRHLESKFHRETLRYIGTKLPDRSVQFLQEYIVNRNRKIERRRQELNEKEGSKQRPDPFKGIGQEHFFQRIEAAHCLACDVLIPAQSQRLQRHLRSAQHGRSRRLAAEQFRKASLHVAKSVLNNKHIVRMLERYLQGEDPFSEEPPEPPKSPGSSGIPGDFPGSRQFLTAPEPLRMPPFLQDEDEEPQNPRNSPQNQPQGGEGKEEGENPGKEGENPGKNPEKNPEKEGENPEKTPGKGGEIPEKTPEKEGENPEKTLGEGGEIPEKTAGKEEENPEKNPGKSEENPEKNPGKSEENPEKTPGKEEKNPEKTPGKEGEKSLEEP